A stretch of Paenibacillus mucilaginosus 3016 DNA encodes these proteins:
- a CDS encoding toprim domain-containing protein, protein MSIALIVEGKNDKSRLRRLLTDDILILCTYGSLNTTRLEDLKKKVGEREVFLFTDNDSSGKKIRGILRDTFPDAEQIYTRRGYAGVEGTPDEYLIQQLEKAGLEEYIVYPPLLPTFEKF, encoded by the coding sequence ATGTCCATCGCACTCATTGTGGAAGGAAAGAATGACAAAAGCAGGCTCCGCCGTCTGCTGACCGACGACATTCTGATTCTCTGCACCTACGGCTCGCTGAACACCACACGGCTGGAAGATCTCAAGAAGAAGGTCGGCGAGCGGGAAGTGTTTCTTTTTACCGACAACGATTCCTCCGGCAAAAAGATCCGAGGTATTCTCCGGGATACCTTTCCGGATGCGGAGCAGATCTACACGCGCCGCGGCTACGCCGGTGTGGAAGGCACGCCCGATGAGTACCTGATTCAGCAGCTCGAAAAGGCCGGCCTGGAAGAATACATCGTGTATCCTCCCCTTCTGCCGACCTTCGAAAAGTTCTAA